A genomic stretch from Bordetella sp. N includes:
- a CDS encoding ABC transporter permease, translated as MSTTLHPTAAASASQSAPRNLSRRKPRRAVNTSWITLAGLAVLIAAWWLSVRLLHVPSYILPEPLAVVRALWSGLAVAPDSATGYYLPLWSTFCNAAIGFAIGTGAGLVLGSLMAESRTIERLLMPYAFALQSLPKVAIAPLIVIWLGFGDGSKIAIAALLSFFPILINSFTGLRAVEPERIDLMRSLSASRLETYRIVKLPNAAPYIFAGLDMAVVYALLGTIVAEFLGAQRGMGVVITQAQAVTDVAGVFAALVILGAMGILLHALVRRLEKRVVHWADRNKR; from the coding sequence GTGAGCACGACCCTGCATCCCACGGCCGCTGCATCGGCCTCCCAGTCGGCCCCCCGCAACCTCAGCCGCCGCAAACCTCGCCGCGCCGTCAACACTTCCTGGATCACGCTGGCCGGGCTGGCGGTACTGATCGCGGCCTGGTGGTTGAGTGTGCGGCTGCTGCACGTGCCGTCCTACATCCTGCCCGAGCCGCTGGCGGTGGTGCGCGCCTTGTGGTCCGGGCTGGCGGTGGCGCCCGACAGCGCGACGGGCTACTACCTGCCTTTGTGGAGCACCTTCTGCAACGCCGCCATCGGCTTCGCCATCGGTACCGGCGCGGGCCTGGTGCTGGGTTCGCTGATGGCGGAAAGCCGCACCATCGAGCGCCTGCTTATGCCTTATGCGTTCGCGTTGCAGAGTCTGCCGAAAGTGGCCATCGCGCCCCTGATCGTGATCTGGCTGGGTTTCGGTGATGGCTCCAAGATCGCCATCGCCGCGCTGCTGTCCTTTTTCCCGATCCTGATCAACAGCTTCACCGGACTGCGGGCGGTCGAGCCGGAACGTATCGACCTGATGCGCTCCCTGTCGGCCAGCCGGCTGGAGACCTATCGCATCGTCAAGTTGCCCAACGCGGCGCCTTATATCTTCGCCGGTCTGGACATGGCGGTGGTGTATGCCTTGCTCGGCACCATCGTGGCCGAATTCCTTGGCGCGCAGCGGGGCATGGGCGTGGTCATTACCCAGGCCCAGGCCGTCACCGATGTGGCGGGCGTGTTCGCCGCGCTGGTCATCCTGGGCGCCATGGGCATTCTGCTGCATGCGCTGGTGCGCAGGCTGGAGAAGCGGGTGGTGCATTGGGCGGATCGCAACAAGCGTTAG
- a CDS encoding ABC transporter substrate-binding protein yields MERRHFLFTAGAIGAALAARPRGAFAADLRAVKLGVGLKAMSPIVINLAIGEVLGYAKEEGLAFNVLALGTNGNVQVAVDRGDVDVGVGVPSFGLPLLAKGEWKTSKNFYQYTYPYKWDIAVAPDATVTSYEQLKGKRIGVSDFGATDYPVTRNVMRSLGMDPDKDFKWIAVGNGVPAGVALQRGAIDALAYYDTGFGQIEAAGIPFKLVPRPAKLPLVGGQFLETRVQTLESQRAMAVGVGRTVCKASQFILANPKAGAQAFLRMYPETAPRGSSEEAAVAAILQAISRRIKLYEPPYAGAKMGSINVQELKTEAEMNDFKISDYGPFYTNALIDDINNFDLAKVRQQAKDYK; encoded by the coding sequence ATGGAACGGAGACACTTTCTTTTCACGGCAGGCGCGATCGGCGCGGCACTGGCGGCCCGGCCGCGCGGCGCCTTCGCGGCGGATCTGCGCGCGGTCAAACTGGGCGTGGGGCTGAAGGCAATGAGTCCCATCGTCATCAACCTGGCCATCGGCGAGGTGCTGGGCTACGCGAAGGAAGAAGGGCTGGCCTTCAATGTGCTGGCCCTGGGCACCAACGGCAACGTCCAGGTGGCGGTGGATCGTGGCGATGTGGACGTGGGGGTCGGGGTGCCTTCTTTCGGCCTGCCGTTGTTGGCCAAGGGCGAGTGGAAGACGTCGAAGAATTTCTACCAATACACCTATCCCTACAAATGGGACATCGCCGTGGCGCCGGACGCCACGGTGACCAGCTATGAGCAGCTCAAGGGCAAGCGCATCGGGGTGTCGGACTTCGGCGCCACGGACTATCCGGTGACGCGCAATGTGATGCGTTCCCTGGGCATGGATCCGGACAAGGATTTCAAGTGGATCGCCGTGGGCAATGGCGTGCCGGCGGGCGTGGCCTTGCAACGCGGGGCCATCGACGCGCTGGCCTATTACGACACGGGCTTCGGGCAGATCGAGGCGGCGGGCATTCCGTTCAAGCTGGTGCCGCGGCCCGCCAAGCTGCCGCTGGTCGGCGGCCAGTTTCTGGAGACACGGGTGCAGACCCTGGAAAGCCAGCGTGCCATGGCGGTGGGGGTGGGCCGCACGGTGTGCAAGGCGTCGCAGTTTATCCTGGCCAATCCCAAGGCGGGGGCGCAGGCCTTCCTGCGCATGTATCCGGAAACCGCGCCGCGCGGCAGCAGCGAGGAAGCCGCCGTGGCCGCGATCCTGCAGGCGATCAGCCGTCGCATCAAGCTGTACGAGCCGCCCTATGCCGGGGCGAAGATGGGCAGCATCAATGTGCAGGAGTTGAAGACGGAAGCGGAGATGAATGATTTCAAGATCAGCGACTACGGGCCTTTCTATACGAATGCGCTGATCGATGACATCAACAACTTCGATCTGGCCAAGGTGCGGCAGCAGGCCAAGGACTACAAGTAA
- a CDS encoding SDR family NAD(P)-dependent oxidoreductase, whose translation MALALVTGAASGIGAAIAAALRAAGWEVVGLDRSPAPARDGAPDGTAGAVYSHHIQVDLTDDDALRTVLRDVGPVSAVVHAAGFMRTAPLGHLNPADGEAMWRIHVRAAEVLVDALAPTLPEGARIVLVGSRTANGAAGRSQYAATKAALIGMARSWAAELAPRGITVNVIAPGATDTPMLRDPARGGTPPRLPPMGRYVHPDEIGAVAAFLLGPGAGAITGQQIIVCGGASLA comes from the coding sequence ATGGCCCTTGCGCTGGTGACCGGCGCGGCGTCCGGCATCGGCGCCGCCATCGCGGCCGCTTTGCGCGCCGCGGGCTGGGAGGTCGTGGGACTGGACCGCAGCCCTGCGCCGGCGCGCGATGGCGCGCCGGACGGCACGGCGGGCGCCGTGTACTCGCATCACATCCAGGTCGACCTGACGGATGACGACGCCCTACGCACCGTATTGCGTGATGTCGGCCCCGTCAGCGCCGTCGTCCACGCCGCGGGCTTCATGCGTACCGCGCCGCTGGGCCATCTGAACCCCGCGGATGGCGAGGCCATGTGGCGCATCCATGTGCGCGCGGCCGAAGTGCTGGTCGACGCCTTGGCGCCCACCTTGCCCGAAGGTGCCCGCATCGTCCTGGTAGGCAGCCGTACCGCCAATGGCGCGGCCGGCCGCAGCCAGTACGCCGCCACCAAGGCAGCCCTGATCGGCATGGCCCGCTCATGGGCCGCCGAGCTGGCGCCGCGCGGCATCACCGTCAACGTCATTGCGCCAGGCGCCACCGACACGCCCATGCTGCGCGACCCCGCGCGCGGCGGCACGCCCCCCCGGCTGCCACCCATGGGCCGCTACGTCCACCCCGACGAAATCGGCGCCGTCGCCGCGTTCCTGCTGGGACCCGGCGCCGGCGCGATCACGGGCCAGCAGATCATTGTCTGCGGCGGCGCTTCGCTGGCCTGA
- a CDS encoding autotransporter outer membrane beta-barrel domain-containing protein produces MRTLARPAVHRPCPLVATPSRLPVFCAGAILAACLAPNAHAACTSGGGPPSATGSGQAIVCTGVVSATGTPALQLTGDGNSVDSLGILTGSAGLAATGNGNSLTNSGRITGTAGPGVVMTGGDTTIVNSGLISGNGALGVQTGAGADSFTMNGGVVTGGIDQGAGIDRFQITGGTVNGAVSQGSGTDDFRMTGGTITSLQQGDNRDTFFMSGGRIIGAFEDGDVATMTGGTIGRVDMKLDNNIFDMSGGTIQGNLVTGFGNDAITVSNGFIGGNISVSGGTDSVTITGGRIVGDVRMSTGNDTFSWNGGGEIDGAIDMGPDDDTAVLGNLSSAQLATPTIISGGTGIDTLTFQNAQTAGISRYTQWEAVALRSSTLTMDGDLVLGDAGTGTGTLDLDAGSRLLAVPGIAAGIVPAAAGQRVTVTNAGTLDLTGGQGKNRLTIAGDYVGRAGVLKVDSVLAADDAPSDRLIVAGGSISGNSTLAVTNLGGAGAASQHNGIMVVEATGGTVSSNGAFALPGTLRAGPYEYFLYKGGVTAGSENNWYLRSTVPAVPDPAEDPQAAATAPVAAPVVAAAVPGETPVLTAAPLPAPAAESVPIYREEVPVYGAVAATSRQLALFTLGTFHDRQGEQRLTDDARDGGAAAPAYGWLPGSWARVFGERTDRRYGGDTQTAFDGSIGGVQVGQDIYARRHADGSRDRLGLFLGYANADGDVHGLALGTPRTRAGTLDLDGYSAGAYWTHIGESQWYTDAVAMATHLDAHLRSHEGMDERTQGTATTLSLETGYPLRINEHWTLEPQAQAIAQFVSLDGLDDDIARVTFRNGDAYTARVGARLAGDYGRGGQRWMPYLRVNLWREFAGHDRTVYDGADSVTTAYGSTALQFGAGVAAHLTRAVSVYAAADYMKDVGGDYRRGLMGSVGVRVRW; encoded by the coding sequence ATGCGCACGCTGGCACGCCCCGCAGTTCATCGTCCCTGTCCACTCGTAGCAACCCCAAGCCGCCTGCCTGTATTTTGTGCCGGCGCGATACTGGCGGCCTGTCTGGCGCCGAACGCCCATGCGGCCTGTACCAGCGGCGGCGGCCCGCCATCCGCGACCGGCAGCGGGCAAGCCATCGTGTGCACGGGCGTGGTCAGCGCAACGGGCACGCCGGCCCTGCAATTGACTGGCGACGGCAATTCGGTCGACAGCCTCGGCATCCTGACCGGCAGCGCGGGCCTGGCGGCCACCGGCAACGGCAACAGCCTGACCAATAGCGGCCGCATCACGGGCACCGCGGGCCCGGGCGTGGTGATGACCGGCGGCGACACCACCATCGTCAACAGCGGCCTGATCAGCGGCAATGGCGCGCTGGGCGTGCAGACAGGCGCCGGCGCGGACAGCTTCACCATGAACGGCGGCGTGGTGACGGGCGGCATCGACCAGGGCGCCGGCATCGACCGTTTCCAGATCACCGGCGGGACCGTGAACGGCGCCGTGTCCCAGGGCAGCGGCACCGACGACTTCCGCATGACGGGCGGCACCATTACGTCCCTGCAACAGGGGGACAACCGTGACACCTTCTTCATGTCCGGCGGCAGAATCATCGGCGCGTTCGAAGACGGCGACGTCGCCACCATGACCGGTGGCACCATAGGCCGGGTCGACATGAAGCTGGACAACAACATCTTCGACATGTCCGGCGGCACCATACAAGGCAATCTGGTCACCGGCTTCGGCAACGACGCCATCACCGTGTCCAACGGCTTCATCGGCGGCAACATCAGCGTCAGCGGCGGCACCGACAGCGTGACCATCACGGGCGGGCGCATCGTCGGCGATGTGCGTATGAGTACAGGCAACGACACCTTCAGCTGGAATGGCGGTGGCGAGATCGATGGCGCCATCGACATGGGTCCGGACGACGACACGGCCGTGCTCGGCAATCTTTCCAGTGCCCAACTGGCCACGCCGACGATCATCAGCGGCGGCACCGGCATCGATACCCTCACCTTTCAAAACGCACAGACGGCCGGCATCTCGCGCTACACCCAATGGGAGGCCGTCGCGCTACGCAGTTCGACGCTGACCATGGACGGCGACCTGGTGCTGGGTGACGCCGGCACCGGCACGGGCACCCTGGACCTGGACGCGGGCAGCCGCCTGCTGGCCGTGCCCGGTATCGCGGCGGGCATCGTGCCCGCGGCCGCCGGCCAGCGCGTGACGGTGACCAATGCCGGCACGCTGGACCTGACCGGCGGCCAGGGCAAGAATCGGCTCACCATCGCCGGCGACTACGTGGGCCGCGCCGGCGTGCTGAAGGTGGACAGCGTGCTGGCCGCCGACGACGCGCCGTCGGATCGGCTGATCGTGGCGGGCGGCAGCATCAGCGGCAACAGCACCTTGGCCGTCACCAACCTGGGCGGCGCGGGCGCGGCTTCGCAGCACAACGGCATCATGGTGGTCGAAGCGACCGGCGGCACGGTCAGCAGCAACGGCGCCTTCGCCCTGCCCGGCACCTTGCGCGCCGGGCCCTACGAGTACTTCCTGTACAAGGGCGGCGTGACGGCAGGCAGCGAGAACAACTGGTACCTGCGGTCCACGGTGCCGGCGGTGCCCGATCCGGCCGAAGATCCGCAAGCCGCGGCGACCGCCCCGGTTGCGGCGCCCGTGGTGGCCGCCGCCGTGCCTGGAGAAACGCCAGTGTTGACCGCCGCGCCGCTGCCCGCGCCGGCCGCGGAGTCGGTGCCCATCTACCGCGAGGAAGTACCGGTCTACGGCGCGGTGGCCGCCACCTCCCGACAATTGGCTTTGTTCACGTTGGGTACGTTTCACGACCGGCAGGGCGAGCAGCGGCTTACGGACGATGCCCGTGACGGCGGCGCGGCTGCTCCCGCCTATGGCTGGTTGCCTGGTAGTTGGGCCCGCGTTTTCGGCGAGCGCACCGATCGCCGCTATGGCGGCGACACGCAAACGGCGTTCGACGGCAGCATAGGCGGCGTCCAGGTGGGGCAGGACATCTACGCCAGGCGGCACGCGGACGGCAGCCGGGACCGTCTGGGCCTGTTCCTCGGCTACGCCAACGCGGACGGCGACGTGCACGGGCTGGCGCTGGGCACGCCGCGTACGCGTGCCGGCACGCTGGATCTGGACGGCTACAGCGCGGGCGCCTACTGGACGCATATCGGGGAATCGCAGTGGTACACGGACGCGGTGGCGATGGCGACGCACCTGGACGCCCACCTGCGCTCGCATGAAGGCATGGACGAACGCACGCAGGGCACGGCGACCACGCTGTCCCTGGAAACAGGGTATCCGCTGCGGATCAACGAACATTGGACCCTGGAGCCGCAAGCGCAGGCCATCGCCCAGTTCGTGTCGCTGGATGGACTGGATGACGATATCGCGCGGGTGACCTTCCGCAATGGCGATGCTTACACGGCGCGGGTCGGCGCGCGGCTGGCCGGCGACTACGGGCGCGGGGGGCAGCGCTGGATGCCGTATTTACGGGTCAACCTTTGGCGCGAGTTCGCGGGCCACGATCGCACGGTCTACGACGGCGCGGACAGCGTGACGACGGCCTACGGGTCGACGGCCTTGCAGTTCGGGGCCGGCGTGGCGGCGCACTTGACGCGCGCGGTCAGCGTCTACGCCGCCGCGGATTATATGAAGGACGTCGGCGGCGACTACCGCCGCGGGTTGATGGGCAGCGTGGGGGTCCGGGTACGGTGGTAG
- the cydP gene encoding cytochrome oxidase putative small subunit CydP → MPPDPPADSRRTAGFCPRLRAFGRAHPTAREIALVVIVKLTLLVAIQILFFSNPQKNASFGPNQVSAALVGSPTQPSETGHDR, encoded by the coding sequence ATGCCCCCTGATCCACCGGCCGACTCACGCCGCACGGCCGGGTTCTGTCCGCGCTTGCGCGCATTCGGCCGCGCCCATCCCACCGCTCGTGAAATCGCGCTGGTGGTCATCGTCAAGCTGACCCTGCTGGTGGCGATACAAATTCTTTTCTTCTCGAATCCGCAGAAGAACGCCTCCTTCGGTCCCAACCAAGTCTCCGCCGCCCTGGTCGGATCCCCCACGCAACCCTCGGAGACCGGCCATGATCGATAG
- a CDS encoding cytochrome ubiquinol oxidase subunit I, with protein sequence MIDSHVVDLSRLQFAVTALYHFIFVPLTLGLSWILVIMESVYVMTGKQIYKDMTRFWGKLFGINFAMGVATGLTMEFQFGTNWSYYSHYVGDIFGVPLAIEGLMAFFLESTFVGLFFFGWDRLTRVQHLVVTTLVAVGSNLSALWILVANGWMNFPAGAHFNYENMRMELTDLSTVLFNPIAQVKFVHTVSAGYVTAAMFVLGISAWYLLRNRHIAFAKRSFAIAAGFGLASTLSVIVLGDESGYTTGEVQQMKLAAIESEWETQAAPASFTLFGVPNQAEQRTDYAVRIPYALGLIATRSVTEPVVGIKDLVKENRVRIENGMLAYGALRDLRSGDTSDQTRERFAAHQKDLGYGLLLKHYTDKVVDATPAQIDRAAADTVPPVAPVFWSFRIMVGLGILFLVTFLLAFWFSARRLVDLPRYRWFLRCAVWAIPLPWLAAEFGWVVAEVGRQPWTIAGILPTRLSASTLQPSDLYFSLAGFIFFYTGLLIVEMFLMVRYARRGPDYHPEPLRGQGLPPLAGKSA encoded by the coding sequence ATGATCGATAGTCATGTCGTCGACCTGTCGCGCCTGCAATTCGCGGTAACCGCGCTGTACCACTTCATCTTCGTTCCTCTTACCCTGGGCTTGTCCTGGATCCTGGTGATCATGGAGTCCGTCTACGTCATGACGGGCAAGCAGATCTACAAGGACATGACCCGCTTCTGGGGCAAGCTGTTCGGCATCAACTTCGCCATGGGCGTGGCCACCGGCCTGACCATGGAATTCCAGTTCGGCACCAACTGGTCGTACTACTCGCACTACGTGGGCGACATCTTCGGCGTGCCGCTGGCCATCGAGGGCCTGATGGCCTTCTTCCTGGAGTCGACCTTCGTCGGTCTCTTCTTCTTCGGCTGGGACCGCCTGACCCGCGTGCAGCATCTGGTCGTCACCACGCTGGTCGCCGTGGGCTCCAACCTGTCCGCGCTGTGGATCCTGGTCGCCAACGGCTGGATGAATTTCCCCGCCGGCGCGCACTTCAACTATGAAAACATGCGCATGGAGCTGACCGATCTGTCGACGGTGCTGTTCAACCCGATCGCGCAAGTCAAGTTCGTGCACACGGTATCGGCCGGCTATGTGACCGCCGCCATGTTCGTTCTGGGAATATCGGCCTGGTATCTGCTGCGCAATCGGCACATCGCCTTCGCCAAGCGTTCCTTCGCCATCGCCGCCGGCTTCGGCCTGGCGTCCACCTTGTCGGTGATCGTGCTGGGCGATGAGTCGGGCTATACCACCGGCGAAGTCCAGCAGATGAAGCTGGCCGCCATCGAGTCCGAATGGGAAACCCAGGCGGCGCCGGCGTCCTTCACCCTGTTCGGCGTCCCCAACCAGGCCGAGCAACGCACCGACTATGCCGTGCGCATCCCCTATGCGCTGGGCCTGATCGCCACGCGCTCCGTCACCGAGCCGGTGGTGGGCATCAAGGACCTGGTGAAGGAAAACCGCGTTCGCATCGAAAACGGCATGCTGGCCTACGGCGCGCTGCGCGACCTGCGCTCGGGTGATACGTCCGACCAGACGCGTGAACGCTTCGCGGCGCATCAGAAGGACCTGGGCTATGGCCTGCTGTTGAAGCATTACACCGACAAGGTCGTCGACGCCACGCCGGCGCAGATCGATCGCGCCGCCGCCGATACGGTGCCGCCCGTGGCGCCCGTGTTCTGGTCCTTCCGCATCATGGTCGGCCTGGGCATCCTGTTCCTGGTGACCTTCCTGCTGGCTTTCTGGTTCAGCGCGCGCCGCCTGGTGGACCTGCCGCGCTACCGCTGGTTCCTGCGTTGCGCGGTATGGGCGATTCCCTTGCCCTGGCTGGCCGCCGAATTCGGCTGGGTCGTCGCCGAAGTGGGCCGGCAACCGTGGACCATCGCGGGCATCCTGCCCACGCGCCTGTCGGCGTCCACCTTGCAGCCCAGCGACCTGTATTTCAGCTTGGCCGGCTTCATCTTTTTCTACACCGGACTGCTCATCGTGGAAATGTTCCTGATGGTGCGCTATGCCCGCCGGGGCCCGGACTATCACCCAGAGCCACTGCGCGGACAAGGTCTGCCGCCCCTGGCCGGCAAGTCGGCCTGA
- the cydB gene encoding cytochrome d ubiquinol oxidase subunit II, with product MFDYTVLQVIWWALIGTLLIGFALTDGFDMGACVLLPFVARNDTERRVVVNAVGATWEGNQVWFVTAGGATFAAWPRVYATAFSGFYIALLLVLFALFFRPVGFDYRGKVSDPRWRGFWDWALFGGSLVPALVFGVAFGNLLQGVPFEFDADLRSTYTGSFFALLNPFALLCGLVSLCMLVTHGAALLQLKTDGAVRARAASAQRWAGMVGLVLFALAGTWVATALVGFHVDDNGTAAAAAGAWMNNYARWPAMWIAPVLGLAGLLGAALWSGRHSGTAGFLSSSVAIIGIILTAGFSLFPFIMPSSTDTAHSLTVWNATSSRLTLEIMLFAVIVFLPLILVYTSWVYKVMFGRVTSHAIEADQHTLY from the coding sequence ATGTTCGATTACACCGTTTTGCAAGTGATCTGGTGGGCGCTGATCGGCACCCTCTTGATCGGTTTCGCCCTGACCGACGGCTTCGACATGGGGGCCTGCGTGCTGCTGCCCTTCGTGGCGCGCAACGATACGGAGCGGCGCGTGGTCGTGAATGCCGTGGGCGCCACCTGGGAAGGCAATCAGGTCTGGTTCGTCACCGCCGGCGGGGCCACGTTCGCGGCCTGGCCGCGCGTGTACGCCACGGCCTTCTCGGGTTTCTATATCGCCCTGCTGCTGGTGCTGTTCGCGCTGTTCTTCCGGCCGGTAGGCTTCGATTACCGCGGCAAGGTGTCGGACCCGCGCTGGCGCGGTTTCTGGGACTGGGCGCTGTTCGGCGGCAGCCTGGTGCCGGCCCTGGTGTTCGGCGTGGCTTTCGGCAATCTGCTGCAAGGCGTGCCGTTCGAGTTCGACGCGGATCTGCGGTCTACCTACACGGGCAGCTTCTTCGCCTTGCTGAATCCTTTTGCCTTGCTGTGCGGTCTGGTCAGCCTGTGCATGCTGGTGACGCATGGCGCCGCGCTGCTGCAGCTGAAGACCGATGGCGCCGTGCGGGCGCGGGCGGCAAGCGCGCAGCGCTGGGCCGGCATGGTGGGCCTGGTTCTCTTCGCGTTGGCGGGTACCTGGGTGGCGACGGCGCTCGTGGGGTTCCACGTGGATGACAACGGGACCGCCGCTGCGGCGGCAGGCGCATGGATGAACAACTATGCGCGTTGGCCGGCCATGTGGATCGCACCGGTGCTGGGCCTGGCAGGTCTGTTGGGCGCGGCGCTGTGGTCCGGCCGGCATTCGGGTACGGCGGGATTCCTCAGCTCCAGCGTGGCCATCATCGGCATCATCCTGACCGCCGGCTTCTCGCTGTTCCCCTTCATCATGCCGTCTTCCACCGATACCGCGCACAGCCTGACCGTGTGGAACGCCACGTCCAGTCGCCTGACCCTGGAAATCATGTTGTTCGCCGTGATCGTGTTCCTGCCCCTCATCCTGGTTTACACGAGCTGGGTCTACAAGGTCATGTTCGGCCGCGTGACCAGTCATGCGATTGAAGCCGACCAGCACACGCTGTATTGA
- the cydX gene encoding cytochrome bd-I oxidase subunit CydX, which produces MWYFTWVLGLAAAVFFGIMNAMWLEPRLKDNE; this is translated from the coding sequence ATGTGGTATTTCACTTGGGTATTGGGCCTGGCCGCTGCCGTCTTCTTCGGCATCATGAACGCCATGTGGCTGGAGCCTCGTCTGAAAGACAACGAGTGA
- a CDS encoding Ldh family oxidoreductase, protein MKVSIPHALRLGQRLLAAQGVPDDIAAAVADHLVGADQAGYASHGLSILPTYCKALQAGLVNGDGRPELMSGTGPQGGGALQAYDGHNGLGQYVGKAVFEQAIATAGQQGQCIFTLRNTHHLGRLGHYGEMAAAAGLVLLAFTNVTNRKPTVAPFGGGAARMTTNPLCIAVPLPDDRPPFVLDMATSAISLNKARVLAATGQPAPAGALIDSQGRPTTDAAVMFEDPPGALLPFGAHKGYALGLAAELLAGVLSGGGTVRKIPAREGATANNLFALLLDPKAIADQAWYLQETAAYIDYLVTCPPQPGVDAVQYPGEYEALSRQANADSVAYEGKNWDGLVQAATELGVADALPE, encoded by the coding sequence ATGAAGGTTTCCATCCCCCACGCGCTGCGTCTGGGGCAGCGCCTCCTGGCCGCTCAAGGCGTGCCCGACGATATCGCCGCCGCCGTTGCCGATCATCTGGTCGGCGCCGACCAGGCCGGCTACGCCAGCCATGGGCTGTCCATCCTGCCGACGTATTGCAAGGCCCTGCAGGCGGGGCTGGTCAATGGCGACGGCCGGCCTGAGCTGATGTCGGGTACCGGGCCGCAAGGCGGCGGCGCGCTGCAGGCCTACGACGGCCACAACGGCCTGGGCCAGTATGTCGGCAAGGCGGTTTTCGAGCAGGCCATCGCCACTGCCGGCCAGCAGGGGCAGTGCATTTTCACCCTGCGCAATACCCATCATCTGGGGCGTCTGGGCCACTATGGCGAAATGGCCGCTGCCGCGGGCCTGGTGCTGCTGGCTTTCACCAACGTCACCAATCGCAAGCCGACTGTCGCGCCCTTCGGCGGCGGCGCGGCGCGCATGACCACCAATCCCCTTTGCATCGCGGTGCCGCTGCCGGATGACCGCCCGCCCTTCGTGCTGGACATGGCCACCAGCGCCATCTCATTGAACAAGGCGCGCGTGCTCGCGGCGACGGGCCAGCCCGCGCCGGCCGGGGCGCTGATCGACAGCCAGGGACGGCCCACCACGGACGCCGCCGTCATGTTCGAGGATCCGCCCGGGGCGCTATTGCCCTTTGGGGCGCATAAAGGCTATGCCCTGGGGCTGGCCGCCGAGTTGCTGGCCGGCGTCCTGTCCGGCGGCGGCACGGTGCGCAAGATTCCCGCGCGGGAAGGCGCCACCGCCAACAACCTGTTCGCGCTGCTGCTGGACCCCAAGGCCATCGCCGACCAGGCCTGGTACCTGCAGGAAACTGCTGCGTACATCGACTATCTGGTCACCTGCCCGCCCCAGCCCGGCGTCGACGCCGTCCAGTATCCCGGCGAGTATGAAGCGTTGAGCCGCCAGGCCAATGCGGACAGCGTGGCTTATGAAGGCAAGAACTGGGACGGGCTGGTCCAGGCCGCCACCGAGCTGGGCGTGGCCGACGCGCTGCCGGAATAA